The genomic stretch ATAGACGGGAAAAGTTTACGAGGCAGCGGCACCCGAGACACCCAACAGACGCATCTACTCGCAGCTGTCTCGCATGAGTTAGGGATTCCTCTCGCAGAATGCGCTGTGAGTGAAAAGACTAATGAAGTGCCGGTCTCTACGGAACTCTTGAAAATGTTTGATGTCGCTGGAAAGGTCATCACGACGGATGCGCTTTTGACGCAACGTCGGTTTTGCCAAAGCATCATCGACCATCACGGCGACTATGTGCTACCGGTGAAAGCGAATCAGAAACAGGTCTTTGATGACATCAAAGACCTGTTTCAACCTTTTTCCGAAAACGACCCACAAGCCATTGAAGAGAGAAGGTTTCAAACACTCCATACCCAAGCCAACGCACATCTTGATGAACATACCACTCAGTAAAAAAAACGCGGCATCCTCACGACCCGAACCCTTCGAGCCAGCACACTTCTCAACGAACATCTCAACTGGCCAGGACTCGCACAGG from Candidatus Poribacteria bacterium encodes the following:
- a CDS encoding ISAs1 family transposase; the encoded protein is MFQATPELKSRLTAVAIDGKSLRGSGTRDTQQTHLLAAVSHELGIPLAECAVSEKTNEVPVSTELLKMFDVAGKVITTDALLTQRRFCQSIIDHHGDYVLPVKANQKQVFDDIKDLFQPFSENDPQAIEERRFQTLHTQANAHLDEHTTQ